The Fusobacterium russii ATCC 25533 sequence AAGTAAAAGTAGAAATAAAAAATATGATACAGAATTATTTTACCGGAATAATTTTTGCACTTGCTAATATAAGCAGTATTATAATAATAACCATTATATTTACAGCACTTAAGGTTTATAACGATGATAGCTCCACTCATATATATGAAACTTTATTGGGAGTATTTTTAGGTGGAAGTGGTTTATGGTTTATAACAGTACGGATATTTGCTGGTTTTAGAAAAAATTTAAACAAAAAAAGAATGTCAAAACTAATAAAAGGAGTAAATATTTTACTATTTAGTATTTCATTTTTTATGGTTATTAAAACTTTGGTTAAATTTATAGGATTTTAGAGAGGAAACGTGATGGAATATTATATTTCAAATATATCCAAAGAATTTGAAAAATATGTACAATACAATGCTGATAATCAAAATATAAAAATAGGTGTTGCAATGAGTGGTGGTGTTGATAGTTCAACAGTTGCATATATCCTTAAAAGACAAGGATATAATATATTTGGTGTAACTATGAAAACATTTAATGAAGAAGACTCAGATGCAAAAAAAGTATGTGAAGATTTAGGTATAGAGCACTATGTGCTTGATATTAGAAAAGAATTCAAAGAAAGAGTTATGGATTATTTTGTAGATGAGTATATGAAGGGAAGGACACCTAACCCTTGTATGGTATGTAATAGATATATAAAATTTGGAAAATTACTTGATTTCATTTTAGATAAGGGAGCATCTTACATGGCAACAGGTCACTATACAAAGCTAAAAAATGGTGCTTTAAGTGTAGGAGATGATAGTAATAAAGATCAAGTCTATTTTCTGGCACAAATAAAAAAAGAAAAATTAAAAAATATTATATTTCCAGTGGGAGATTTAGAAAAGCCAAAACTTAGAGAGTTAGCAAAGGAACTTGGAGTAAGAGTATATTCAAAAAAAGATTCACAGGAAATATGTTTTATAAAGGATGGAAAGTTAAAAGAATTTTTAATTGAAACTTCAAATAGAAAAGCTTTAAATTCAGGAAATATAGTGGATAAAAATGGTAAAATTCTTGGAAAGCATGAAGGCTTTTCATTTTATACCATAGGTCAGAGAAAAGGTCTGGGAATTTCAAGTGCCAATCCACTTTATGTGTTAGAGTTTGATGATAAAACTAACAATATAATAGTAGGAACAAATGAAGATTTAAATAAAGACAGATTAGTGGCAACAGATATCAATTTATTTTTAGAAGCTAGTTTAGACTCTCTGGACAATTTAGAATGTTTTGTAAAAACTAGATCAAGAGATATTTTGCATAAATGTATTTTAAGGAAAAATGGAAATGATTTTATTGTTGAATTGATTGATAATAAAGTTAGAGCGGTAACACCGGGACAGGGAATAGTATTCTATAATAACGAAGGTTCTGTAATAGCTGGAGGATTTATAAAAAAATAGGAGGTAGAAATGAGTTTTTTTAAAGAATTTAAGACATTTGTTATGCGTGGGAATTTAATTGACATGGCAGTTGGGGTAATTATAGGAGGTGCTTTTGGTAAAATTGTTACAAGCTTAGTTAATGATATTATGATGCCTATACTTGGGATAGCACTAGGTAATATAGATATTACTTCATTGGAATATAAATTGGGTGAACCTGTTGAAGGAGTTGAACAGGCGTCAATAAGATATGGTGCTTTTTTACAAGACATTATAAATTTCCTAATAATAGCTTTTTGTATATTTGTCTTTATAAAGCTTATAAATAATTTAACAAAGAAAAAAGAGGAAGAACCAGCACCAGCACCACTGGCACCATCTAAAGAAGAAGTTTTATTAACTGAAATTAGAGATGCTTTAAATAAATTAGCTGATAAATAGTAAATAGTATGAAAGAGTCTAAACTAAGACTCTTTCTTTTTATATACAAAAAGATGTATTGAGAAAATTATAATAACAATACATAAGTATCAAAAATTAAAATCTGGAATAAAAAAATTTTTTTCTTGTAAAAAATTTTATTGACAAGTCCAATATATACGGTATTATATAATTAACATATTAAATTTAGGAGGGAGTGTTTTGAGAAAAAAATTATTTTTATTGGCAATGGTATTAGTGTCTGCCTTAATCTTATTGATAGGCTGTGCTAAGAAAAAAGAGGATAAACCACTTATTATGGGTTTTGTTCCTTTAAGTAATTCAGAAAAACTTGTAGAAGAGATTAAACCTTTAGAGAATATGCTAGCAGAAAAAATAGGAGAAAAGGTAGAAGGTTTTATAGCAACTAATTATATAGGAGTTGTAGAAGCATTAGGAACTGGAACAATAGATTTCGCACTAATACCACCTTTTGCATATATACTTGCAAATAAAAAACATGGCTCGGAAGCTTTACTTACAAGCTTAAATAAAAATAATGAACCTGGATATTATTCTGTAATAGTAACTAGAAATGATTCAGGAATAGACAAAGTAAGTGATTTAAAAGGAAAAAAAATCGCATTTGTAGATCCTTCATCAACATCTGGTTATATATTCCCTGCAGTTATACTGATGGATAATGGCATTGATATAGAAAAAGAGATAAAATATCAGTTTGCAGGAGGACATGACAAAGCTTTACAACTTCTTGTAAATGGAGATGTAGATGCAGTTGGAACATATGAAAATTCATTAAAAAAATTCTCAAAGGAATTCCCTGAGATTGAAAAAAATACTAAGATTTTAGAAAAAAGTGATTTGATACCAGGAATAACTTTGACTGTTTCTTCTAATCTAAGTGAAGAGAAAAAAACGAAGATAAAAGAAGCATTTTTGGCTGTAACTGAAGAAAAAGAAGGTCAAGAGATATTGTTAAAGCTTTTTGGTTTAAAAGGTTTTCAAGAGGCAAATAAAAACAACTATGACAGCATAAAAGTTAAATTGGAAAAACTAGGAATAGACATAGAAAAAATAAAATAAAATATAAAAAATTAACAAGGGAGTTAATAAATTAACTGAGAAAAGGATGTGAGCCTTGACCTTCTGACCTGATTTGGATAATGCCAACGTAGGAAGTTAAAAAATTTCATTTACAGAGCATATACATTTTAGGTATATGCTTTTTTATATTATAGGATAGGTTAAATTGAAATAGGAGATGAGAATATGTATAAAACACAGATGGAAGCTGCTAAAAAAGGAATATTAACTAAAGAAATGCGATCAGTTGCTAAAGCTGAATTTATTGATGAAAAAATTTTAATAGAGAGGGTTGCTAAGGGAGAGATTGCTATTCCTGCTAACAAAAATCATAAAACATTAATGGCAAAGGCTGTAGGGAAAGGAATGAGTACAAAGATAAATGTTAATCTAGGAATTTCTAAAGATTGCCCTGATGTAGATAAGGAGTTAGAAAAAGTTAAAGTTGCTATTGAAATGAAAGCGGACGCTATAATGGATCTAAGTTCATTTGGCAAGACTGAGGAATTTAGAAGAAAATTAATTGAAACTTCAACAGCCATGGTAGGAACTGTGCCAGTATATGATGCCATAGGTTTTTATGACAAGGAATTAAAGGACATAAAAGTCGAAGAGTTTTTGGATGTAGTAAGAAAACATGGGCAAGATGGAGTTGATTTTGTAACCATACATGCAGGTTTAAATAGAGAAGCAGTGGAACTTTTTAAAAGAAATAAAAGAATAACTAATATTGTATCTAGGGGTGGCTCTCTTATGTATGCATGGATGGAACTTAATAATGCTGAAAATCCTTTTTATGAAAAATTTGATGAATTGCTTGATATATGTGAAGAATATGATATAACTCTTAGTTTAGGTGATGCATTGAGATCAGGTTGTTTAAATGATGCTACTGATGCCTGTCAAGTAAAGGAACTTATAACTTTAGGTGAATTGACAAAAAGAGCTTGGGAGAGAAATGTTCAAGTTATAATAGAGGGACCTGGTCACATGGCAATAGATGAAATAGAAGCAAATGTTAAACTAGAAAAAAAATTATGTCATGGAGCACCTTTTTATGTTTTAGGACCATTGGTAACAGATATCGCACCAGGCTATGATCATATAACTTCTGCTATTGGTGGAGCTATAGCCGCTGCAGCAGGAGTGGATTTTTTATGTTATGTGACACCTGCGGAACACTTAAGATTACCTAATTTAGATGATATGAAGGAAGGTATCATAGCTACTAGAATAGCTGCACATGCTGCAGATATTGCTAAAAAAATTCCGAAATCTATTGATTGGGACAATAGAATGGCAAAATATAGGGCTGAGATAAACTGGGAAGGTATGTTTTCAGAAGCTATAGACGAAGAAAAAGCTAGAAGATATAGAAAAGAATCTTCACCTGAACATGAGGACACTTGTACTATGTGTGGTAAAATGTGTTCAATGAGAACTATGAAAAAAATTATGTCTGGAGAAGATTTAACTATATTAAAATAGAGATAGTGAAAATAAAGTTTAATGGAAAAGGAACTGTTGCAACAGTTCCTTTTCTTTAATATTACATATCTTTAGATACTACTACATTGACTCCAGTGTCAAAAACATTTTTTATTATAATATCTCCTCTTTTAACAGGAGCAGTTAATTCGATTTTTTTAAGTTCATCCATAAGTTTGAAATTAAGTTCTTTTGGAATTCCTGCTGTTGTTTTTATAGGACATCTATGATCTAAAGCATTTTTAATTTTTACAGTTGATGTTATAACTCTCTTCGGAGCAGTCAATTCTTCCTTACCATAAACAGCTCCTCTAGGACAAGCATTTCCTTGAACAACTAGAGTTTCTGTATCAATATTGATGTGGCAGCCTACTGGACAAACTATACATATCATTTCCTTTTTCATTATTTATCGCCTCCAACAGGTTCTATAGTACAGCTATCGTAGCTAGTACATGAAACAATTTGTTTTCCTTCTACAATTTCAAATATAAGATCATTTCCATTTAAATTTTCCAATTTTTTCTTAGAAATTAAAAGTCTTTCCATTTCTCCAGGAGCCATATGATTTTTTTTGGTAGACATTAATACCTCATCTCCAGCTCTCACTTCCAGTTTTACATTTTTAAAAATTCTATTGACTCTCATAAAAACTTCTAAAGATTTTTCAATGTTTTCAGGTCTTACTTTTTGAGGAACTGTGTAAACTATGCCATTACCATTTGTTAGATTGATGTATTCTCCATTTTGGACTTCATTTTTTATATATTTTGCAGCAGCTTTTCCCGCTTTTCTTGATTCCCCACTTACAAAGTCAACAAGATCATGAACATGAACAACATTACCCGCTGCAAATATTCCTGGTATATTTGTTTCCATTAATTCGTTTACAATCGGTCCATTAGTTCTTCTATCCATTTCTATTCCTGTTGCCCTTGAGATGTCATTTTCAGGAATTAATCCAACTGAAAGAAGTAAGGTATCGCATTCATATTCTATTTCAGTTCCAGGTATAGGTTTTTTATTTTCATCAACTTTGGCAATTATAACCTTTTCTACTCTATCTTTTCCTATTATATCAACAACAGTATGGCTTAAATATAATGGGATATCATAGTCTTCTAAACATTGCACTATATTTCTCATAAGTCCTCCAGAAAAAGGCATAAGCTCTGCAACAGCTAAAACTTTAGCTCCCTCGAGAGTAAGTCTTCTTGCCATAATAAGACCAATATCCCCAGAACCTAATATTACAACTCTTTTTCCTACCATATATCCTTCCATATTGATATATCTTTGTGCAGCCCCAGCTGTAAAAATTCCAGCAGGTCTTTCACCGGGAATTGCAATAGCCCCTCTAGTTCTTTCTCTACATCCCATTGTTAAAACAACAGCTTTTGCTTCTATAATCATATATCCGTCTTCAGTATTTATTGCTTGTACAATTTTATCTGGAGATACTTCTAAAACCATAGTATCAAGTTTATATTCAATATTTTGTTCTTTTAGTTGGTCTATAAATCTCTGAGCATATTCAGGACCTGTAAGCTCCTCCTTAAATTCATGTAATCCAAAGCCGTTATGGATACATTGTTGTAGTATACCACCTAATTCTTTTGCTCTTTCTATAACTAAAATACTGTCAATCCCATTTTTTTTAGCTTCAATAGCCGCAGCAAGACCGGCAGGTCCACCACCAACTACAACTAAATCATATTTCATATCATTTCCTCCTATTTTGTTTCCCCTGTTAATATATAAGAACCTTTTTCCTCAAGTAAAATATCATCAAGTTTTAAATTTAGTTCTCTGGCTAATATTTCCTGTACACGAGGTCCACAAAATCCACCTTGACATCTACCACTGCCTGGTCTACATCTTCTCTTAATACCATTTAATGTTCTACCTCCACATTTTCTATGGATAACATCAATAATTTCTCCTTCAGTTATATTTTCACATCTACAAATGACTCTTCCATATCTTGGATCTTTCTTTATTAGTTCAGCTTTTTCTTGAGGAGAAAGTTCTATAAAATAGATATGTTTTCTATTTTTTACAAAATTTTCTTTTTTAGTAACATTACCTAATCTTCTAACAACCATTTCAGCTAAATCAACAGCCATAGCTGGAGCAGAAGTTAGTCCTGGAGATTTAGTTCCAGCCATATTAAAGAAACCTTCAACATCCTGAGCTTCTCCTAAGATAAAATCACCTGTATCTGCTTCAGCTCTAAGCCCCGAGAAATTTCTGATATTATCTCTAAAGTTTATATCTTTTATACTTTTGACAGCAGTATTTCTAATCTGTTCTAAGGCATCAGCTTTACTTCCCACATAGTATCTATCATTTACATCAGAGGCAGTGGGACCAGATATTATATTTCCGTGTGCAGTTTTTGCTACCAATATTCCTTTTCCCATTTCATTAGGGCATTGGAAGATTACACTGTCTGTCAAATATCCTTGGACTTTATCAAGTAAATAATATTCTCCAATTCTCGGTGTAATAGTAAAAGTATTTTTTGAAACCATATTATTTAAAATATCTGCAAAAATACCAGCAGCATTTATAACAGTTTTAGTTTCAATGATTTCACCATTTTTTAAAGTAATTTTAAAATGATTTTCAATTTTCTTAATATCACTTACTTCTGAATTTAATTTTAGTTCAGCTCCGTTTTCCATAGCATTTTCTATGAGCTTTATAGCAAATTCCCATGGACCAGTAATTCCTGCTGTACCAGCATATAATGCAGCAACAGCTTCTTTACTAACATGAGGTTCTCTTCTTT is a genomic window containing:
- a CDS encoding LysE family translocator; amino-acid sequence: MGISILKGIITGIILSLPFGPVGIYCIELTMAEGRWKGYMAAMGMVTIDVLYSLISLLFISKVEEIIKKYEYFFTFIIGLFLMYIAFKKITSKIEIKEVKVEIKNMIQNYFTGIIFALANISSIIIITIIFTALKVYNDDSSTHIYETLLGVFLGGSGLWFITVRIFAGFRKNLNKKRMSKLIKGVNILLFSISFFMVIKTLVKFIGF
- the mnmA gene encoding tRNA 2-thiouridine(34) synthase MnmA; translation: MEYYISNISKEFEKYVQYNADNQNIKIGVAMSGGVDSSTVAYILKRQGYNIFGVTMKTFNEEDSDAKKVCEDLGIEHYVLDIRKEFKERVMDYFVDEYMKGRTPNPCMVCNRYIKFGKLLDFILDKGASYMATGHYTKLKNGALSVGDDSNKDQVYFLAQIKKEKLKNIIFPVGDLEKPKLRELAKELGVRVYSKKDSQEICFIKDGKLKEFLIETSNRKALNSGNIVDKNGKILGKHEGFSFYTIGQRKGLGISSANPLYVLEFDDKTNNIIVGTNEDLNKDRLVATDINLFLEASLDSLDNLECFVKTRSRDILHKCILRKNGNDFIVELIDNKVRAVTPGQGIVFYNNEGSVIAGGFIKK
- the mscL gene encoding large-conductance mechanosensitive channel protein MscL — encoded protein: MSFFKEFKTFVMRGNLIDMAVGVIIGGAFGKIVTSLVNDIMMPILGIALGNIDITSLEYKLGEPVEGVEQASIRYGAFLQDIINFLIIAFCIFVFIKLINNLTKKKEEEPAPAPLAPSKEEVLLTEIRDALNKLADK
- a CDS encoding phosphate/phosphite/phosphonate ABC transporter substrate-binding protein, producing MRKKLFLLAMVLVSALILLIGCAKKKEDKPLIMGFVPLSNSEKLVEEIKPLENMLAEKIGEKVEGFIATNYIGVVEALGTGTIDFALIPPFAYILANKKHGSEALLTSLNKNNEPGYYSVIVTRNDSGIDKVSDLKGKKIAFVDPSSTSGYIFPAVILMDNGIDIEKEIKYQFAGGHDKALQLLVNGDVDAVGTYENSLKKFSKEFPEIEKNTKILEKSDLIPGITLTVSSNLSEEKKTKIKEAFLAVTEEKEGQEILLKLFGLKGFQEANKNNYDSIKVKLEKLGIDIEKIK
- the thiC gene encoding phosphomethylpyrimidine synthase ThiC, whose translation is MYKTQMEAAKKGILTKEMRSVAKAEFIDEKILIERVAKGEIAIPANKNHKTLMAKAVGKGMSTKINVNLGISKDCPDVDKELEKVKVAIEMKADAIMDLSSFGKTEEFRRKLIETSTAMVGTVPVYDAIGFYDKELKDIKVEEFLDVVRKHGQDGVDFVTIHAGLNREAVELFKRNKRITNIVSRGGSLMYAWMELNNAENPFYEKFDELLDICEEYDITLSLGDALRSGCLNDATDACQVKELITLGELTKRAWERNVQVIIEGPGHMAIDEIEANVKLEKKLCHGAPFYVLGPLVTDIAPGYDHITSAIGGAIAAAAGVDFLCYVTPAEHLRLPNLDDMKEGIIATRIAAHAADIAKKIPKSIDWDNRMAKYRAEINWEGMFSEAIDEEKARRYRKESSPEHEDTCTMCGKMCSMRTMKKIMSGEDLTILK
- a CDS encoding DUF1667 domain-containing protein, with translation MKKEMICIVCPVGCHINIDTETLVVQGNACPRGAVYGKEELTAPKRVITSTVKIKNALDHRCPIKTTAGIPKELNFKLMDELKKIELTAPVKRGDIIIKNVFDTGVNVVVSKDM
- a CDS encoding NAD(P)/FAD-dependent oxidoreductase, which gives rise to MKYDLVVVGGGPAGLAAAIEAKKNGIDSILVIERAKELGGILQQCIHNGFGLHEFKEELTGPEYAQRFIDQLKEQNIEYKLDTMVLEVSPDKIVQAINTEDGYMIIEAKAVVLTMGCRERTRGAIAIPGERPAGIFTAGAAQRYINMEGYMVGKRVVILGSGDIGLIMARRLTLEGAKVLAVAELMPFSGGLMRNIVQCLEDYDIPLYLSHTVVDIIGKDRVEKVIIAKVDENKKPIPGTEIEYECDTLLLSVGLIPENDISRATGIEMDRRTNGPIVNELMETNIPGIFAAGNVVHVHDLVDFVSGESRKAGKAAAKYIKNEVQNGEYINLTNGNGIVYTVPQKVRPENIEKSLEVFMRVNRIFKNVKLEVRAGDEVLMSTKKNHMAPGEMERLLISKKKLENLNGNDLIFEIVEGKQIVSCTSYDSCTIEPVGGDK
- a CDS encoding NAD(P)/FAD-dependent oxidoreductase, which produces MYDVAIIGSGIMGAAVARELSKYNLKMIIIEKDNDVSCGTTKANSAIVHAGYDAKEGSLMAKYNVAGNAMYEELCKEVDAPFRRVGSYVLAFSEKEKEHLELLYKRGLANGVPELEIIDADEIQRREPHVSKEAVAALYAGTAGITGPWEFAIKLIENAMENGAELKLNSEVSDIKKIENHFKITLKNGEIIETKTVINAAGIFADILNNMVSKNTFTITPRIGEYYLLDKVQGYLTDSVIFQCPNEMGKGILVAKTAHGNIISGPTASDVNDRYYVGSKADALEQIRNTAVKSIKDINFRDNIRNFSGLRAEADTGDFILGEAQDVEGFFNMAGTKSPGLTSAPAMAVDLAEMVVRRLGNVTKKENFVKNRKHIYFIELSPQEKAELIKKDPRYGRVICRCENITEGEIIDVIHRKCGGRTLNGIKRRCRPGSGRCQGGFCGPRVQEILARELNLKLDDILLEEKGSYILTGETK